The nucleotide sequence ATTTAAAGAACAACTTTTCATTTTAAATAGCCAAACTAACTATCCACCCATTATATCAAAAGGTTACTGTCGCAATTCAATAAATCCCCTTCGTAAAACACTTTAATAAGGCAATAATGAAAGTTAGTGATTATTACAAGATGTTTAATTATTAAAGACTATGCAATAAACAAAGCAATGCCTTAACGCATCCACTTTTACCTTTCATCTTAATTAATGAATAATTCCTTTTTGAATAGACACTGCATAGCAGATACTTTCTTATTTTAGTAGCTATTATTATGACCACCCCCCAAACCACATACCATTTAACAAGGATCGCACCCACTCCAAGTGGATACCTCCATTTAGGCAATATCCTCTCATTTTTGATCACTTCTGCCCTTGCCAAAAAGTACCAAAGTAAAGTACTGTTACGCATTGATGATTTGGATCAAAGCCGAGTAAGACAAGCATATATCGAGGACATTTTTGTCTCCCTGGATTTTTTGGAAATCCCTTGGGATCTTGGCCCCAGAAACACTAAAGAATTCAATCAGGTATTTTCACAGACCAAACGCTTGAAGAGTTATGAAAAAGCCTTGCACTGGTTAAGTGAACAGCATATGCTTTTTGCTTGCGAATGCTCCAGAAAACAAATAGCCAAGATCAGTAAAAATATGGAATATCCTGGAACATGCCTAAATAAAGGAATCCCCCTAGATGCTGAAAACAATAATTGGCGACTAATCACCAATGGTCATTCCATCCACTTGAAATCACTGGAAGGAGGAATTTACAACGCTCCTTTGCCTTCCAATATGCGGCATTTTGTGGTAAGAA is from Echinicola marina and encodes:
- a CDS encoding glutamate--tRNA ligase family protein; the encoded protein is MTTPQTTYHLTRIAPTPSGYLHLGNILSFLITSALAKKYQSKVLLRIDDLDQSRVRQAYIEDIFVSLDFLEIPWDLGPRNTKEFNQVFSQTKRLKSYEKALHWLSEQHMLFACECSRKQIAKISKNMEYPGTCLNKGIPLDAENNNWRLITNGHSIHLKSLEGGIYNAPLPSNMRHFVVRKKTSLPAYQLASVVDDINFGVDLIVRGQDLLDSSLAQTYLSTLLPTNNYSDITFFHHRLMMHSGNKKLSKSKGATSIQGLREMGKSKSDIYHSLGDFMGFKEPIFSLDDFINAYIEKAG